A stretch of the Mycobacteroides immunogenum genome encodes the following:
- a CDS encoding TetR/AcrR family transcriptional regulator yields MSVNARRSRGRPPQTEEQRAQTRARILAATGAIYAEHGYRGTTVARIAERAELSKPTFYAFFDGVAEAITALVTEGQRQMLAQWEPLVNVDGSLIEQVSAGLDVYLETAERGRDSWLVFHVEQNDPSSPARSLRSGYERRLIEVMRQALVSSGRPAPADETFGVLLASMQAGCYRYLSTPQSGRAAVRAAMLRSALALVGTPQDWRDAAGHPELFGEG; encoded by the coding sequence ATGTCTGTCAATGCCCGGCGGTCCCGGGGGCGCCCGCCCCAGACCGAGGAGCAGCGCGCCCAGACCCGTGCCCGCATCCTGGCGGCCACCGGTGCGATCTATGCCGAACATGGCTACCGGGGCACCACTGTCGCGCGCATCGCCGAGCGTGCGGAGCTGTCCAAGCCCACCTTCTACGCATTCTTCGACGGTGTGGCAGAGGCGATCACGGCACTGGTCACGGAGGGGCAGCGGCAGATGCTGGCCCAGTGGGAGCCGCTGGTGAATGTCGATGGCAGCCTCATCGAACAGGTCAGCGCGGGTCTGGACGTCTACCTGGAGACCGCGGAACGCGGGCGTGACTCTTGGCTTGTCTTCCATGTCGAACAAAACGACCCGTCGTCGCCGGCACGTTCGTTGCGCAGCGGGTACGAGCGGCGTCTTATCGAAGTCATGCGGCAGGCGTTGGTCTCAAGCGGAAGACCCGCCCCTGCGGACGAGACCTTCGGGGTGTTGTTGGCCAGCATGCAGGCGGGCTGCTATCGGTATCTGTCCACCCCGCAGAGCGGCCGCGCGGCGGTGCGTGCGGCGATGCTGCGTAGCGCGCTCGCATTGGTGGGCACACCACAGGACTGGCGTGATGCCGCCGGCCACCCGGAATTGTTCGGTGAGGGCTAA
- a CDS encoding acyl-CoA dehydrogenase family protein encodes MNFELPAELVDYLAELDGFIDREIVPLEQVDDNIRFFDHRREDSRTDWERGGLPNGQWEALLGEARRRADAAGHFRYPFPAEFGGRDGSNLGMAVIREHLARRGLGLHCDLQNEHAIVGNNVGLLLMLEYGSVEQKAAWVEGLASGTKVFAFGITEPEHGSDATHMETRAVRDGSDWVINGEKTWNTGVHVADADLIFARTSGEPGDGRGITAFLVPADAPGFKVEEYLWTFNMPTDHAHISLTDVRVPDTAIFGGEGRGLGVVQHFFNENRIRQAASSLGAAQFCIDRSVEYAKERKPFGKPLASNQAIQFPLVELQTQCEMLRALIHKTAWSMDTYGPFSVSEQVSMCNYVANRLCCEAADRAMQVHGGMGYSRHMPFEHIYRHHRRYRITEGAEEIQMRRVAGYMFGFMSQKAPKGV; translated from the coding sequence ATGAACTTCGAACTGCCCGCCGAGCTGGTTGATTACCTGGCCGAGCTTGACGGCTTCATCGACCGTGAGATCGTGCCCCTCGAACAGGTCGATGACAACATCCGATTCTTCGATCACCGGCGCGAAGATTCCCGAACCGACTGGGAACGTGGCGGTCTGCCGAACGGACAGTGGGAGGCGCTGCTCGGTGAGGCCCGCAGGCGCGCCGATGCGGCAGGCCACTTTCGGTACCCGTTTCCCGCGGAATTCGGCGGCCGGGACGGATCCAACCTCGGTATGGCCGTCATCCGCGAACACCTGGCACGGCGTGGCCTGGGACTGCACTGTGACCTGCAGAACGAACACGCCATCGTGGGCAACAATGTGGGCCTGCTGCTCATGCTGGAGTACGGATCGGTCGAGCAGAAGGCCGCGTGGGTGGAGGGGCTCGCGAGCGGCACCAAGGTCTTCGCGTTCGGCATCACCGAACCCGAACACGGCTCCGATGCCACGCACATGGAAACCCGGGCGGTCAGGGATGGATCGGACTGGGTGATCAACGGCGAGAAGACCTGGAACACCGGCGTGCACGTCGCCGATGCCGACCTGATCTTCGCGCGCACCTCCGGTGAACCGGGCGACGGCCGCGGTATCACCGCCTTTCTGGTGCCCGCCGATGCCCCCGGCTTCAAGGTCGAGGAATACCTGTGGACCTTCAACATGCCGACGGACCACGCCCACATATCGCTGACCGATGTGCGGGTGCCCGACACCGCGATCTTCGGCGGAGAGGGCCGTGGCCTGGGCGTGGTACAGCATTTCTTCAATGAGAACCGGATCAGGCAGGCCGCCTCCAGCCTTGGCGCCGCACAGTTCTGCATCGACCGGTCCGTCGAGTATGCGAAGGAACGCAAGCCTTTTGGGAAGCCGCTGGCATCCAACCAGGCCATTCAGTTCCCACTCGTCGAGCTGCAGACCCAGTGTGAAATGCTGCGCGCACTGATTCACAAGACCGCCTGGTCCATGGACACCTACGGTCCGTTCTCCGTTTCCGAGCAGGTCTCGATGTGTAACTACGTAGCCAACCGGTTGTGTTGTGAGGCCGCCGACCGTGCCATGCAGGTCCACGGCGGAATGGGCTATTCACGGCATATGCCGTTCGAGCACATCTACCGGCACCATCGGCGTTACCGGATCACCGAGGGCGCCGAGGAGATTCAGATGCGTAGGGTGGCCGGGTACATGTTCGGTTTCATGAGTCAGAAGGCACCCAAGGGGGTTTAG
- a CDS encoding GntP family permease → MNGGLVLLAEQAKVPHTSSEVQLLAAVVLSIGVIILLITRLKLHPFLALLLGSGTLAAVASVPFDKLLGSFVTGFGSTIAGVGLLIGLGAMLGRLLADSGGANIVADAVLARSSPRMLPWAVALIAAVLGLPLFFEVGVVLLIPIVLLVARRGNVPLLRVGIPALAGLSVLHGLVPPHPGPLVAVDALKADLGVTLAFGLVAAVPTLIIAGPLYARVAERWVGPLAIPTATAPESERTGPAPSVAAVLATILLPVTLMLAKALSDVVIDNPKSLVQRIFDTIGTPLVALLAATLVAMVTLGKASGLDRLGVSGIIEKSLGPIAGIVFIVGAGGGFKQTLIDVGVGDAVSSWSEKWQIPALVLGWLIAVLIRLATGSATVATITAAGIVSPLAAEMSTTHVALLVLAVGAGSLFFSHVNDAGFWLVKEYFGMSVGQTLKSWSVMETLISVVGFAMVLLLSAFV, encoded by the coding sequence ATGAACGGCGGATTGGTGCTGCTGGCCGAACAGGCGAAGGTCCCACACACTTCGAGTGAGGTTCAGCTGCTTGCCGCCGTGGTGCTCAGCATCGGGGTGATCATTCTGCTCATCACCCGGCTCAAACTACATCCGTTCTTGGCGCTGCTGTTGGGTTCCGGGACGCTCGCCGCGGTCGCGAGCGTTCCGTTCGACAAGCTGCTGGGCTCCTTCGTGACGGGCTTCGGTTCCACCATCGCCGGCGTCGGATTGCTCATCGGTTTGGGCGCGATGCTCGGTCGGCTGTTGGCCGATTCCGGCGGGGCGAATATCGTCGCCGATGCCGTGCTGGCGCGGTCCAGTCCGCGCATGCTGCCGTGGGCGGTCGCCTTGATCGCCGCGGTGCTTGGGCTGCCCTTGTTCTTCGAAGTCGGTGTGGTGCTGCTGATCCCGATCGTGCTCTTGGTGGCACGGCGGGGAAACGTGCCGTTGCTGCGGGTGGGAATCCCCGCACTGGCGGGCCTATCCGTGTTGCACGGGCTGGTGCCGCCGCATCCAGGTCCGCTGGTGGCGGTCGACGCGCTGAAGGCAGACTTGGGTGTCACCCTGGCCTTTGGTCTCGTGGCGGCGGTCCCCACCTTGATCATCGCGGGGCCGCTGTATGCGCGGGTCGCGGAGCGCTGGGTGGGGCCGTTGGCCATTCCCACCGCGACGGCGCCCGAGTCCGAGCGCACGGGGCCGGCACCCAGCGTTGCCGCCGTGTTGGCGACCATATTGCTGCCGGTCACGCTGATGTTGGCCAAGGCCCTCTCCGACGTCGTCATCGACAATCCGAAATCGTTGGTACAGAGGATTTTCGATACAATCGGCACCCCGCTGGTCGCACTGTTGGCGGCGACGCTGGTGGCGATGGTGACCCTGGGGAAGGCCTCGGGGCTGGATCGTCTCGGCGTTTCGGGGATCATCGAGAAGTCGCTGGGTCCCATTGCGGGCATCGTCTTCATTGTCGGTGCCGGAGGTGGATTCAAGCAGACCCTCATCGACGTCGGCGTCGGCGACGCCGTGAGCAGCTGGTCGGAGAAATGGCAGATTCCGGCACTGGTGCTCGGCTGGCTGATCGCCGTGCTCATTCGGTTGGCCACCGGATCGGCCACCGTGGCCACCATCACCGCTGCCGGCATCGTCTCCCCGTTGGCCGCGGAGATGTCCACCACCCATGTGGCGCTGCTGGTACTTGCGGTTGGCGCCGGGTCACTGTTCTTCTCGCACGTGAACGACGCCGGATTCTGGTTGGTCAAAGAGTATTTCGGAATGAGTGTGGGTCAGACACTCAAGTCGTGGTCGGTGATGGAGACGTTGATCTCGGTCGTCGGTTTTGCGATGGTGCTGTTGCTCAGCGCCTTTGTCTAA
- a CDS encoding acyl-CoA carboxylase epsilon subunit, producing MTQGDTETGETVTAEANPGEEGRVKAADIQVLSGNPTDAEIAALVAALSALASTAEAADLRPRNLWAEPIDMLRYSPYSWQRVTMFERAKLARPRGTY from the coding sequence GTGACTCAGGGCGACACCGAGACCGGCGAGACCGTAACTGCTGAAGCGAACCCCGGCGAGGAAGGCCGCGTCAAGGCCGCCGACATCCAGGTGCTCAGCGGCAACCCGACCGACGCGGAGATCGCGGCCTTGGTCGCAGCGCTCAGCGCGCTTGCGTCCACGGCCGAGGCCGCCGACCTGAGGCCCCGCAATCTTTGGGCCGAGCCGATCGACATGCTGCGTTACAGCCCATACAGCTGGCAGCGGGTCACCATGTTCGAGCGTGCGAAGCTCGCTCGCCCGCGGGGCACGTACTAG
- a CDS encoding nuclear transport factor 2 family protein, whose amino-acid sequence MAVIDTERTWELVEKRLAATTNERHRMVLGAVLHHMKLERDADLDGLIDTLSANPNYHFWMDGQDFGPKGRDGVRTYYAGLVRGRMSVMEFEMDRLLVDDNCVVTEGFLKQIYPGAVAQGMGFPIEDPSADYLLVFRQLVLWPVDADGLIEGEDSYHSGPVSITKLTPEELPQEYRDLLGASSAL is encoded by the coding sequence ATGGCAGTCATCGACACCGAACGAACCTGGGAACTGGTCGAAAAGCGGCTTGCCGCAACGACAAATGAGCGGCACCGGATGGTCCTCGGTGCCGTGCTGCACCACATGAAACTGGAGCGCGATGCCGATCTCGACGGGTTGATCGACACGTTGAGCGCGAATCCGAACTATCACTTCTGGATGGACGGCCAGGATTTCGGTCCCAAGGGCCGCGATGGGGTCCGCACCTACTACGCCGGTCTGGTGCGGGGGCGGATGAGCGTCATGGAGTTCGAGATGGATCGCCTTCTCGTCGATGACAATTGCGTTGTCACCGAGGGATTTCTCAAGCAGATCTATCCGGGCGCGGTGGCCCAGGGCATGGGATTCCCGATCGAGGACCCCAGCGCCGACTACCTCTTGGTGTTCCGCCAGCTGGTGCTCTGGCCCGTCGATGCCGACGGTCTCATCGAGGGCGAGGACTCGTACCACTCGGGTCCGGTGAGCATCACCAAGCTGACACCCGAGGAGCTGCCTCAGGAGTACCGGGACCTGCTGGGTGCATCATCGGCGCTATGA
- a CDS encoding class I SAM-dependent methyltransferase, with translation MTTAMTLDRLREIVRPNALSSAAHSTAGYLDLLPPPSDQPQRGAQRAMNNPVVAAVYEGPWRWGQTVAYTGITPAAERRRAAAALRLSNTHRLLDVACGPGNFTKYLGQHQGPDALAVGLDFSEPMLQRAVRTNAADGVAYLRADARTLPFEDGSFDAVCCFAALYLVPEPFKVLGEMIRVLAPGGRIAVMTSCTRGPAPLRSASVRLAALGGLHGFERTDITSVLDGADFREIDQEVRGLSQFISATKS, from the coding sequence ATGACCACCGCCATGACACTGGATAGGCTCCGCGAGATCGTCCGGCCCAATGCGCTCAGCAGTGCCGCACACTCGACGGCCGGGTACTTGGATCTGCTGCCGCCGCCCTCGGACCAGCCCCAGCGCGGCGCACAACGGGCCATGAACAACCCGGTGGTGGCCGCGGTCTACGAAGGACCGTGGCGCTGGGGTCAAACCGTTGCCTACACGGGCATCACCCCAGCCGCCGAGCGGCGCCGGGCAGCGGCGGCCCTGCGCCTGAGCAACACCCATCGGCTGCTGGATGTGGCCTGCGGACCCGGCAACTTCACGAAGTATCTGGGTCAACACCAGGGTCCGGACGCCCTGGCGGTGGGGCTCGACTTCTCCGAACCCATGTTGCAGCGCGCGGTCCGGACCAACGCGGCCGACGGCGTCGCCTACCTGCGTGCGGACGCCCGCACATTGCCGTTCGAGGACGGCAGCTTCGACGCGGTGTGTTGTTTCGCCGCACTCTATTTGGTTCCCGAACCCTTCAAGGTTCTCGGCGAGATGATCCGTGTGCTGGCCCCTGGTGGCCGCATCGCGGTGATGACCAGTTGCACACGCGGCCCCGCGCCGCTGCGATCGGCGTCCGTCAGGCTGGCAGCGCTGGGTGGTCTGCATGGGTTCGAGCGGACCGACATCACGTCCGTCCTGGACGGGGCCGACTTTCGGGAAATCGATCAGGAAGTTCGCGGACTGTCGCAGTTCATCAGTGCGACGAAGAGTTAG
- a CDS encoding gluconokinase, whose protein sequence is MAQASPPVVVVMGVAGVGKTTVARLLAQRLGAPFAEGDEFHPDANIAKMAAGIPLDDADREPWLRRIAEWMAERGREGTGGVVTCSALKRHYRDILRTGWSDAFFLHLSGDRSLVGDRMSHRAGHFMPTSLLDSQFDILEPLQPDERGVALDVGTGPEQLVAEALGQLGA, encoded by the coding sequence GTGGCACAGGCGTCGCCGCCCGTCGTAGTCGTCATGGGTGTGGCCGGAGTGGGTAAGACAACGGTTGCCCGGCTGCTGGCGCAGCGGCTGGGCGCACCGTTTGCCGAGGGTGATGAGTTCCATCCCGACGCGAATATCGCCAAGATGGCGGCGGGCATACCGCTGGATGACGCCGATCGAGAGCCCTGGCTGCGGCGCATCGCCGAGTGGATGGCCGAGCGCGGACGCGAGGGAACCGGAGGCGTGGTCACCTGCTCCGCGCTCAAACGGCACTACCGCGACATCCTGCGCACCGGATGGTCCGACGCCTTCTTTCTGCATCTGTCGGGTGACCGGTCGCTCGTCGGTGACCGGATGTCACATCGTGCCGGACATTTCATGCCGACCTCGCTGCTGGATTCGCAGTTCGACATTCTCGAGCCGCTGCAACCCGACGAGAGAGGAGTCGCACTGGATGTGGGCACCGGGCCGGAGCAATTGGTGGCAGAGGCGCTGGGGCAGCTCGGCGCATGA
- a CDS encoding acyl-CoA carboxylase subunit beta, whose amino-acid sequence MTTTEPDIHTTAGKLADLRRRAEETLHPVGEAAVDKIHAKGKLTARERIFALLDEGSFVELDALARHRSTNFGLESKRPLGDGVVTGFGTIDGRDVCIFSQDASVFGGSLGEVYGEKIVKVQQLAIKTGRPLIGINDGAGARIQEGVVSLGLYSQIFRNNIVASGVIPQISLIMGAAAGGHVYSPALTDFVVMVDKTSQMFITGPDVIKTVTGEDVTQEELGGAHTHESKSGTVHYVASGEQDALDYVRDLLSYLPSNNASEPPRHPGPEPTDGAIEDHLTDEDVELDTLIPDSPNQPYDMHEVITRILDEDEFLEVQPGYAQNIIVGFGRIDGRSVGIVANQPTQFAGCLDINASEKAARFIRTCDCFGIPIVTLVDVPGFLPGTEQEYNGIIRRGAKLLYAYGEATVPKITVITRKAYGGAYCVMGSKDMGADVNVAWPTAQIAVMGASGAVGFVYRSQLSEAAKNGDDVDALRLQLQAEYEDTLVNPYVAAERGYVDAVIPPSHTRGYIATSLRLLDRKIVRLPPKKHGNIPL is encoded by the coding sequence ATGACGACCACCGAGCCCGATATCCACACCACCGCGGGCAAGCTCGCCGATCTGCGTCGGCGCGCCGAAGAAACGCTTCACCCGGTCGGTGAGGCCGCTGTCGACAAGATCCACGCCAAGGGCAAGCTCACCGCCCGCGAGCGCATCTTCGCGCTGCTGGACGAGGGCTCGTTCGTGGAGCTGGACGCGCTGGCCCGCCACCGCAGCACCAACTTCGGGCTGGAGTCCAAGCGCCCGCTCGGCGACGGTGTGGTGACCGGCTTCGGCACCATCGACGGCCGCGACGTCTGCATCTTCAGCCAGGACGCGTCGGTGTTCGGCGGCAGCCTCGGCGAGGTCTACGGCGAGAAGATCGTCAAGGTGCAGCAGCTGGCCATCAAGACCGGCCGCCCGCTGATCGGCATCAACGACGGTGCCGGCGCCCGCATCCAGGAGGGCGTGGTCTCCCTCGGCCTGTACAGCCAGATCTTCCGCAACAACATCGTCGCCTCGGGCGTCATCCCGCAGATCTCGCTCATCATGGGTGCCGCCGCCGGTGGACACGTCTACTCCCCCGCGCTCACCGATTTCGTCGTCATGGTCGACAAGACCAGCCAGATGTTCATCACCGGCCCCGACGTCATCAAGACCGTCACCGGCGAGGACGTCACCCAGGAGGAGCTGGGTGGCGCCCACACGCACGAGAGCAAGTCGGGCACCGTGCACTACGTCGCCTCCGGCGAGCAGGATGCGCTGGACTACGTCCGCGACCTGCTGAGCTACCTGCCCTCCAACAACGCCTCCGAGCCCCCGCGCCACCCGGGCCCCGAGCCCACCGACGGTGCGATCGAGGATCACCTGACCGACGAGGACGTCGAGCTGGACACGCTGATCCCGGACTCGCCCAACCAGCCGTACGACATGCACGAGGTCATCACCCGCATCCTCGACGAGGATGAGTTCCTCGAGGTGCAGCCGGGCTACGCGCAGAACATCATTGTCGGCTTCGGGCGCATCGACGGACGCAGCGTCGGCATTGTGGCCAACCAGCCCACCCAGTTCGCCGGCTGCCTGGACATCAACGCCTCGGAGAAGGCCGCGCGGTTCATCCGCACCTGCGACTGCTTCGGCATCCCGATCGTCACGCTGGTCGATGTGCCCGGCTTCCTGCCCGGCACCGAGCAGGAGTACAACGGCATCATCCGCCGCGGCGCCAAGCTGCTCTACGCCTACGGCGAGGCCACCGTTCCCAAGATCACTGTCATCACCCGTAAGGCCTACGGCGGTGCCTATTGCGTCATGGGTTCCAAGGACATGGGTGCCGACGTCAACGTCGCATGGCCCACCGCGCAGATCGCCGTGATGGGGGCGTCGGGTGCTGTGGGATTCGTATATCGCTCGCAGCTGTCCGAGGCCGCGAAGAACGGTGACGACGTGGACGCCCTGCGCCTTCAGCTGCAGGCCGAGTACGAGGACACCCTGGTGAACCCGTACGTCGCCGCCGAGCGCGGCTACGTCGACGCGGTCATCCCGCCGTCGCACACCCGCGGCTACATCGCCACCTCGCTGCGGCTGCTCGATCGCAAGATCGTGCGGCTCCCACCGAAGAAGCACGGAAACATTCCACTGTGA
- a CDS encoding Maf family protein, with the protein MRSSLARGARTRSRPAGPRVSGSSAFVLASASPARARILEQAGLNPVIIVSHVDEHLVMATQPASTPPPRAVEVLASAKAFDVATALAGEVAADAVVLGCDSMLLLDGTLQGKPGTVEEARRRWGLMAGRSAELLTGHCLVRVIDGKPVARVSETRSTTVRFGTPSAEDLEAYLATGEPLQVAGAFTLDGLGSWFIEGIDGDPSNVIGVSVPLVGRLLDKLGVPASSLWIRHEKHVPPKPFHPDTPIAAALPPRMVPLFDSLALIGPTQQQEFKDAQGNPIPHMPSVNTSFQIACNNDSFDLGVHTNRGACLWTGDYLNTGDGIQLIPVDPASPSVALGGRSKPLVLPQDAARGARLLPTGSAELAHRSLLFASCIPSPGCSTFVSADTTVYDVSEPGKPSYRPIGVLTGISQPSGVSAPGRRMLVAGNIGSGPWAPRFAWLTPPADDPAFLDSSAWEKIGEIKGGGDRENQLFALPAGGFGLLDANGSGDAHIGLKLFRTPQELVTEPMTVLIRNDPSDPRPDDPFISRDPHKLLQPYGPQVVNITMNPDGTQTLYFLVSQWVTDPTRAYRTILYSIVLTPQYLSI; encoded by the coding sequence GTGCGAAGCTCGCTCGCCCGCGGGGCACGTACTAGATCGCGGCCCGCAGGTCCTCGCGTGAGCGGCTCATCAGCATTCGTCCTCGCGTCGGCCTCCCCCGCCCGCGCGCGGATCTTGGAGCAGGCCGGGCTGAATCCGGTCATCATCGTGTCGCACGTCGACGAGCATCTCGTCATGGCGACACAGCCCGCGAGTACCCCGCCGCCGCGTGCGGTGGAGGTGCTGGCTTCGGCCAAGGCTTTTGATGTCGCGACAGCCCTGGCCGGCGAGGTGGCCGCCGACGCGGTGGTGTTGGGCTGCGATTCCATGCTGCTGCTCGACGGCACCTTGCAGGGCAAACCGGGCACCGTCGAGGAGGCGCGCCGCCGCTGGGGGCTGATGGCCGGGCGTAGCGCCGAGCTGCTCACCGGACACTGCCTGGTGCGGGTGATCGACGGCAAGCCCGTCGCCCGAGTCAGCGAGACACGTTCGACCACCGTGCGTTTCGGCACGCCCTCGGCCGAGGACCTGGAGGCATACCTTGCCACCGGCGAGCCACTCCAGGTGGCCGGGGCCTTCACGCTCGATGGCCTGGGCAGCTGGTTCATCGAAGGCATCGATGGCGATCCGTCGAATGTGATCGGGGTCAGCGTGCCGTTGGTCGGCCGACTGCTGGACAAGCTGGGCGTACCGGCTTCGTCACTGTGGATACGCCACGAAAAACATGTGCCGCCCAAGCCTTTTCACCCGGACACACCGATCGCCGCGGCACTACCACCACGTATGGTGCCGCTGTTCGACTCGCTGGCACTGATCGGGCCGACCCAGCAGCAGGAATTCAAGGACGCTCAGGGTAATCCGATTCCGCATATGCCATCGGTCAACACCAGCTTCCAGATCGCCTGCAACAACGACTCCTTCGACCTCGGCGTGCACACCAACCGCGGGGCTTGTCTGTGGACCGGCGATTACCTGAACACCGGCGACGGCATCCAGCTGATTCCCGTGGACCCGGCCAGCCCGTCGGTCGCGCTGGGCGGCCGCTCCAAACCTCTTGTGCTGCCTCAAGATGCCGCCCGCGGAGCTCGTCTCTTGCCGACCGGATCCGCGGAGCTGGCGCACCGTTCACTGCTGTTCGCCTCATGCATTCCGTCGCCCGGATGCAGCACCTTCGTGTCGGCCGATACCACGGTGTACGACGTGAGCGAGCCGGGAAAACCCTCCTATCGACCCATCGGCGTCCTGACCGGCATCTCGCAACCGAGCGGTGTCTCGGCACCCGGCCGACGGATGCTGGTGGCCGGCAACATCGGAAGCGGGCCCTGGGCACCGCGTTTCGCCTGGCTCACCCCACCGGCCGACGATCCGGCATTCCTGGACTCGTCGGCCTGGGAGAAGATCGGCGAGATCAAGGGCGGCGGCGATCGCGAAAACCAGTTGTTCGCCCTACCCGCAGGCGGTTTCGGGCTGCTCGACGCGAATGGGTCGGGCGATGCGCACATCGGGCTCAAACTGTTCCGGACTCCGCAGGAGCTGGTCACTGAGCCCATGACGGTGCTCATCCGCAACGACCCGTCCGACCCTCGGCCGGATGATCCGTTCATATCCCGCGATCCGCACAAGCTGCTGCAGCCGTACGGGCCGCAGGTCGTCAACATCACCATGAACCCCGACGGCACCCAAACGCTGTATTTCCTGGTGAGTCAATGGGTTACCGATCCGACCCGCGCCTACCGAACCATCCTGTACTCGATAGTGCTGACACCGCAGTATCTGAGCATTTAG
- a CDS encoding dienelactone hydrolase family protein yields the protein MTDIRIPTPNGEINAILEKPEGDGPWPSIVVLHDISGSTPDLRRITRNVASNGYVALAPDLYSRGRIQCIARVLTNLATRRGRAVEEVLAARDYARALPYTTSSVGVAGFCMGGGFVMITATKGFDAAAPFYGAMPGSYGNHFEGSCPIVASLATRDPFVFRGEPRLRKALDTHDIEHDIKTYEAGHSFANQLPMQPLMRIAGLGYSPEAEAHAWRRVYTFFAQHLRDDDVLQEAK from the coding sequence ATGACCGACATTCGGATACCCACCCCCAACGGAGAGATCAACGCGATTCTGGAGAAGCCGGAAGGTGACGGGCCCTGGCCGTCCATCGTGGTGTTGCATGACATCAGCGGCTCCACTCCCGACCTGCGCCGCATCACCAGGAACGTGGCCTCGAACGGTTATGTGGCACTGGCCCCCGATCTGTACTCACGTGGCCGTATCCAATGCATCGCGCGGGTCTTGACCAACCTGGCCACGCGGCGCGGCCGGGCTGTCGAGGAGGTGCTGGCCGCACGCGACTACGCGCGGGCCTTGCCATACACCACATCCTCGGTGGGAGTGGCCGGGTTCTGCATGGGCGGCGGTTTCGTGATGATCACCGCAACAAAGGGTTTCGACGCTGCCGCACCCTTCTACGGTGCGATGCCCGGTTCCTACGGAAACCATTTCGAAGGGTCGTGCCCGATCGTCGCGAGTCTGGCCACGCGGGACCCATTCGTGTTCCGCGGTGAACCCCGGCTGCGGAAAGCCCTGGACACCCACGACATCGAGCACGACATCAAGACCTACGAGGCCGGGCACAGCTTCGCCAACCAGCTGCCGATGCAGCCGCTGATGCGCATCGCCGGATTGGGGTACTCCCCCGAGGCCGAGGCACACGCCTGGCGCCGGGTCTATACGTTCTTCGCCCAACATCTGCGCGACGACGACGTTCTCCAGGAGGCCAAATGA
- a CDS encoding PucR family transcriptional regulator, translating to MDKQPALDADEVFTIVSHFDRLDAADAEAALRAAAELAGCPVGVRWSDAAEPTVWLEREGPARATDELLLHRLRHLLNRAAPAQGTTSLRIDDPALIELLLSGDAKPEERARAARLLGLDATRELRVLAISAPASARRILAKALPGQAIRAVTIGRVGALVCQGTGNTTTLSDHLNDVIVGEFPASPHSAQGPWLGIGSSVAVIDAPVSWSQAQRALRFASSTGFGRRAIAYERLSLLEVLADIPAERVREIDDVVRINQIASTAAGAVEVDTLEALCQYGTLRRTATELHLHHSTVAARIQHVEQLMGWNLDDPIDRFLATFALMLRRVSLSTTELAGG from the coding sequence ATGGACAAACAGCCTGCACTGGATGCCGACGAGGTGTTCACGATCGTGTCCCATTTCGACCGTCTTGACGCCGCGGATGCCGAGGCCGCGCTGCGTGCGGCGGCGGAGCTGGCCGGATGCCCGGTGGGTGTGCGGTGGTCCGATGCGGCGGAGCCCACGGTATGGCTGGAGCGGGAGGGTCCGGCCCGGGCCACCGACGAGCTGCTGCTGCACCGGCTGCGTCACCTGCTGAACCGGGCGGCCCCCGCCCAGGGGACTACCTCGCTACGTATCGACGACCCTGCCCTGATCGAACTGCTGTTATCGGGAGACGCGAAGCCCGAGGAGCGGGCGCGCGCGGCGCGTCTTCTGGGGCTCGACGCCACGCGTGAGCTGCGGGTGCTGGCGATCTCCGCACCGGCGAGTGCGCGGCGGATTCTCGCCAAGGCATTACCCGGTCAGGCCATCAGGGCGGTCACCATCGGGCGGGTCGGGGCCTTGGTATGCCAGGGGACCGGGAACACCACAACGCTGTCGGATCACCTGAACGACGTGATCGTCGGCGAGTTCCCGGCCTCGCCGCACTCGGCGCAGGGCCCGTGGCTGGGGATCGGGTCCAGCGTCGCCGTCATCGACGCTCCGGTGTCCTGGAGTCAGGCGCAGCGTGCGCTGCGCTTCGCCTCATCCACGGGCTTCGGCCGGCGTGCCATCGCCTATGAACGGCTCAGCCTGCTAGAGGTACTGGCCGACATCCCGGCAGAGCGCGTACGTGAGATCGACGACGTGGTGCGGATCAACCAGATCGCGTCCACCGCGGCCGGCGCCGTCGAGGTGGACACCTTGGAGGCGCTCTGCCAGTACGGCACGCTGCGCCGCACCGCCACGGAACTGCATCTGCACCACAGCACCGTCGCGGCACGCATTCAGCATGTAGAGCAGCTGATGGGCTGGAACCTTGATGACCCCATCGATCGATTCCTGGCCACGTTCGCCTTGATGCTGCGACGCGTATCGCTGTCCACCACAGAGCTGGCCGGCGGCTAG